Part of the Halomarina litorea genome is shown below.
CACGACCACCCCGACTGGGAGTACGAACTCCTCGACGCCGACCGCCACACCCGGACGCTGTACATGTACCGGGCGGCCACGACGGACTGTCACTCCGTGCCCTGTCTCGCGGCCCACTACCTCGGCGACGGTGTCATCGCGGAGGCCGAACGCCGGGAGAACGTCTACGAGTGGCACCTGCTCATGCGCGACGACAGCGGCCTCGGCGACCTGTACGACTCGCTCGAATCCCACCTGCAACCGGGGCTCTCGCTCCACTTCGAACAACTGGGTGAACCCACCAGGTGGCTCGGCCGGTCGGTGTCAGTCGCAGAACTCCCCTACGAGCAACGGGCCGCCGTGGAGGCGGCCGTCGCCAACGGCTACTACGAGACGCCCCGCGACCTCTCGCTGTCGGACCTCGCCGACTCGCTCGGGGTGCCACGCTCGACGCTCCAGTATCGCCTCCAGCAGGCCGAGTCGTGGATCGTCACCCACTTCGTCGAACACTCCACGCTCGGGGACGTGGCGCTCGCGAGACGGGCGGTCGACACACCGGAGAGCGAGGCCTGAGTGCGCGGCGGGGACCGGACGGTCAGCCGTCGACCCGGAAGCCCTCCTCGCGGAGGACGTCGGGCAACCGACCGCCGTGGTCGCCCTGCAGTTCGATGCGCCCGTCGGTCACGGTCCCGCCCACGGCGAGACGCGACTTCAGCGTCGAGGCGAGGCCGTCGAGGTCCGTCGAGTCGTCGAACCCGGAGACGACGGTCATCGCCTTGCCGTACCGCCGGGTGTCGACGGTGATGGAGACGCGCTGTTCCGCCCGGGCGAGGTCGTCCCCGATACCGAGTTCGTCGGGGAGGCCCGCGACGTCGTTGAGGTCGTTGCTCACTACGTCCCCTAGGGACGCGACCGGAATGTGCGGTCGTTCGGCGCTCGCCGAACCTCCTGTCGGCGGTGCGACGGCCTTCGCATTCGAACTGCGCTCGCCCACTCCTCGAACCGTGTACCGGACCACCGGCCCACACGATTCGGCGAGCGCCGAAGTGAGACTGATATCGGTTCGACCCGTTCCGAAGAGTGAAGCGTTGACTCCGCTTCCCGTACCGGGCGTCACCACGCGTCCGGCCGAACCAGTTACCACCCACACCACGTTCCGACGGAACCGGACCAGCACGGAAACGAACGACGAACGAGCGGACGGGACCGAGGAGACGACGGAGGACGACGAGCGGTTGGTCTGCCCCGAGTGTGGCGGCCAGCTCTCACACGACGGCAAGCACGGCGAGACCACCTGCCGAGAGTGCGGTCTCGTCGTGGACGAAGACGAGATCGACCACGGCCCCGAGTGGCGGGCGTTCGACTCGGCCGAGCGCGACAGCAAGTCACGCGTCGGCGCGCCCACCACGAAGATGATGCACGACAACGGCCTGTCGACGAACATCGGCTGGCAGGACCGGGACGCCTACGGCAACTCCCTGTCCTCGCGCCAGCGCGCGAAGATGCAGCGCCTGCGCACCTGGAACGAGCGCTTCCGGACGCGTGACTCCAAGGAGCGCAACCTCAAGCAGGCGCTCGGCGAGATAGAGCGCATGGGGTCGGCGCTCGGCCTCCCGAAGAACGTCCGCGAGACGGCCAGCGTCATCTACCGCCGCGCACTGGCGGAGGACCTGCTCCCGGGCCGGTCCATCGAAGGGGTCGCGACGAGCGCGGTGTACGCCGCCGCACGGCAGGCGTCCCTGCCGCGGACCATCGGGGACGTCGCCGCCGTCAGCCGCGTCGGCGAACAGGAGTTCACCCGGACGTACCGCTACATCGTCCGCGAACTCAAACTGGAGGTCCAGCCGCCGGACCCCGAGGACTACGTCGCCCAGCACGCCTCCGAACTCGGCGTCAGCGACGAACTCGAAGAGCGCGCCCACAGCCTGCTCCGAACCGCGAAGAACGCGGGCATCCACTCGGGCAAGTCGCCGGTGGGCCTCGCCGCGGCCGCCCTGTACGCCGCCGGCTTGCTCACCAACGAGACGCTCACCCAGCGGGCAGTCGCGGAGGCGACGGACATCAGCGAGGTGACCATCCGCAACCGCTACCGCGAACTGCTGGAGGCGGAGCAGGGCAGTCAGGACCACGCGGTGGCCGCCGACTGAACCTCCCCTCCCCCTGACGCTCGTCCTCCTCCCTAACTGACACCTCCTCCCCTCGTGTCGAACGCCTCGTAGCCGCGCGTCTCGACGATGTCGCGCAGGTGGTCGACCACCCGCCAGACGTCCTCGAAGCCGACGTACAGCGGGGCCGGACAGACCCGGACGACGTTCGGCGGGCGGAAGTCGACTACGACCCCGCGTTCCTTCAGCGCCCGACTGATGCGGTCGCCCTCCGGGTGTTCGACGGCGACGTGACCCCCGCGACGACTGGCCTCGCGGGGCGTCCCCACGTCGCACTCGAGGACGCGTTCGTCCACGAGCGAGACGAGGTAGTCGGTCAGCGCGACCGACTTCTCGCGGATGGCGTCGATGCCGGCCTCCTCGACCACGTCGAGTGCCCCTTCGAGAGGGGCGGCGGCGAGCATCGGGACCGTGCCGATCTGGAACGCCCCGGCGCTCTCGGCGGGGGTGTACTCCATGTTCATCTCGAACTGCGTCCCCTTCTCGTGGCCCCACCACCCCGCGAGCGCCGGCGTCACGCCGTGGTGCTCGCGGTTCACGTAGAGGCCCGCGACGGCCCCCGGCCCGGCGCTGAGGTACTTGTAGTGACACCAGACGGCGAAGTCCACGCCGAGCGCCGAGAGGTCGTGGGGAACGACGCCGACGGAGTGTGCGAGGTCCAGCCCCAGCAGGACCCCCCGTTCGTCGGCGGCGCGGGCGATTCGCTCGACGTCGAGCAACTGGCCCGATCGGTAGAGGACGCTCGGGAGGAAGGCCAGTCCCACGTCGTGGGCGTCCATCGCCCGGACCACGTCCTCGGCGGCGATGGTCCGCCCGTCGCGCGACTCCACCTGCACGAGGTGCTCGTCGGGGTCCAGCCCCCGCTGGCGCAGTTGCGCGCGGACGGCGTAGTGGTCCGTCGGGAAGTCGAGTTCGTCGACGAGTATCTTCGGGGTTCCCTCCAGCAGGTCGTAGAACGTCGCGACGAGGGTGTGGACGTTGACCGTCGTGGAGTTGGCGACCACCACCTCGTCGCCCCTCGCCCCGACGAGGGGTGCGAGTCGCTCGCCGAGGGACTCCGCGTACTCGAACCACGGCGGGTCGCCGTCCGTCCACCCGCGGATGCCCTGCTCGCGCCACTCGTCGACGACCCGGTCGAGCGTCCGTTCGGCGTCCGACGAGAGGGGCCCGAGGGAGTTGCCGTCCATGTACAGGTCGTCGGGGAGGGCGAACCGTTCGCGGAACGACGAGAGGGGGTCCGCCTCGTCGCGCCGCCGGGCGGCCTCGCGGGTGGCGTCGAAGCTCATACCCCGGGGACGGGGGGACCCCTGTTGGTCCTTCTGCACTGAGGGCAAGCGGTTTCCGTGGCGGTGGTGATTGGACCACCGTGCGCGAACCCCTCGACCCCCAAGTCGCCTCCGTCATCGACCGAATCGACCGGCAGGGAGTCCCCGAGTGGCACGCGATGGGGGTCGAGTGCGCTCGTCGCGTCGAGGACGAGGTGTTCTCCGGCGGGGCCGGCCCGCCCGTCGAACTCGTCCGGAACCTCTCGGTGCCCGGGCCGGACGGCGACATCCCGATCCGCGTCTACCGCCCGGAGGGCGACGAACCCCACCCCGTCCTCGTCTACTACCACGGCGGCGGGTGGGTGCTCGGGACGCTCGACTCCGTCGAGAGCGTCTGTCGCGAACTCGCCGACCGCACCGGGTGTGTCGTCGTCAGCGTGGACTACCGCCTCGCGCCCGAACACCCCTTCCCCGCGGCGGTCGACGACGCCTACGCCGCCCTCGAGTGGACGGCGGCGAACGCCCCATCGCTGGGTGGCGACCCCACGCGAATCGGCGTCGCGGGCACCAGCGCGGGCGGGAACCTCGCGGCGGCGATGGCCCTCCGCGTCCGGACGGTCAACGGCGAGGCGTCGTGGACCGGGTGTCGCCGGGAGGGTTCCAACCGGCCGACCAGCACCGTCGACCTCGCCTACCAGTTGCTGTTGTACCCCATCACGGACCACGCCTTCGACAGGCCGTCCTACGAGGAGTGCGAGGGCCACCTGCTCTCGTCGGCCGACATGGAGTGGTTCTGGACGCAGTACCTCCGCAGTCCCGTCGACGGGCACAACCCCTTCGCGTCGCCGCTTCGCGCGCCGGACCTCTCGGGGGTGGCTCCGGCGACGGTGGTGACGGCCGGCTACGACCCGCTTCGCGACGAGGGACGGGCGTACGCCGACCGACTGGCGGCGGCCGACGTACCGGTCGACCACGAACACTACCCGTCGATGTGTCACGGCTTTCTCAGTCTCACCGACGAGGTGGACGTGGCCGACCGCGCGATGGACACCATCGCCGACCGGGTACGCTCGAACCTCTAGAGGCCCTCCTCGCAGTGGTGGCAGGCGTCGGCGTCCGCGTCGTTTCGCGCCCCGCAGTGCGGACAGTTCGTCTTCGCCGCGTCGCCGCCCGACCCAACCGTCCCCCCGTCGCCCTCCTTCGCCCCGACGACGCCGGCGACGAGGAAGAGGACGCCGACGAACACGAGGCCGAGCGGTCCGGCGACGAGGAGACTCAGGCCGGCCACCGTCACGAGTGCCCCCGCGGCGACGAGTGGGTTCTCCATGTCCGGTTGGAATCCCGACACGACAAAAAGGCTTGGTCGCTCAGTCCCTGCGGACGGTGTGGCAGTTCCGACAGCGCGCCTGGTAGGACTCCTCGGCGCCGACCATGATGGTCGGGTCGTCGGCGTGGGCGGGTTCGCCGTCGATGAGTCGCTGGTTGCGCGAGGCGGGTTCGCCACAGACGGTGCAGATGGCCTGCAGTTTGTCGACGTACTCCGCCAGCGCGACGAGTTGCGGCACGGGGTCGAACGGTTCGCCCCGGAACGTCTGGTCGGTGCCGCTGACGATGACGCGGCGACCGTCGGCCGCGAGGCGTTCGCAGACGCCGACGAGGTCCTCGGAGAAGAAGTTGGCCTCGTCGATGGCGACGACCTGCTCGCCGTTCAGGTGGTCGAGCAGTTCGTAGACGTCCTCGCCGTCGTTCTCGACGACGGTCGCCTCCCAGTGCTGGCCGTCGTGCGACCCGATGGTGGTCTCGCCGTAGCGGTCGTCCAGCGCGGGGGTGAAGACGGCGACCGACTGGCCCGCGATTTCGGCGCGCCGGAGTCGCCGGATGAGTTCCTCGGTCTTCCCGGAGAACATACAGCCGGTGATGACCTCGACCCACCCGCTCCGGGTGATGGCGTGCATGCCCTCACCGGACGAGCGTGAGGACAAAACCGTTGTCACTCGCCCCGACTTCGCCACCCGAATGCCCCCGTCGTCCGTCGGTTCCCGTCGCTGTCCCGCCGGGAGCGCGAGTCCCTCGCTCGCGCGGCCCCGGTCCCGTAGCGTCGTGTCACGTGCGCGTCTGCTCGCCGGCGAGTAATAACTCGTGCGAACTGTCACGCGGGGGCCCGACCCGGGCGGAGCAGGTGCGTCCGGCCCGCGAGGATGCCGAGCAGGAGTCCCGTGAAGTGGGCGACGAGGGCGACGCGCGGGGCGGCGGCGACCAGCGTGATGAGCGCCGCGAGGCCGACGAACAGCACCGACTCGCCGCGCGGCCCGAGGCCGAGGCGGGTGAGGAGCGTCCGCGAGAGGGGGTTGCCGACCATCGCGTAGCCGAACAGTGCAAGGACGGCCCCGCTTGCGCCCACGACGGCGACGCGTTCGCCGAGCAGGCCCCAGACGGTCACCTCGGTCAGCGCGGCGAGCACACCGGTCCCGAGGAAGAAGGCGTGGAAGCGCCGGGGCGTCGTGACCTGCTCGATGCCCACCCCGAGGATGGCGACGCCGAGGGCGTTCACCGCGAGGTGCGTGAGGCTGTCGTGGGCGTACACCGTCGTCACCACCGTCCACGGGTGGCGGTCGAGCGGGAGGGACAGCGAAAACAGGTTCCGACCGACGCCGAATTCGGTCGCGACGCTCTGGAAGCAGAACACGACGAGGAGGACGGCGAGGGTGGTGAGGGTCGGACTCCGGAGGCCCCGTCGCATACGGAGTCTGGGGGTCCGAGCCCTATCAATCGTCGGTCGTGGCGTCCGGGCCGGCCGTCAGTCGGCGTATCGCCCGGTCAGGTCCGGGACGAGCGGGAGCAGTTCCTCGGTGTCGCGGGTCCGCCCCTCGGCGTAGGTGGTGTCGACGGGGCGTTCGGCCAGCCGTCGGGCCGTCGTCGTCGGGCCTCGGCCGCCGTCCGTCCGCGGGATGGGGGTCTGACGGGGGAGTTCGGGAACCAGTGGGGCGTCTTCGTCTTCGGGGGAGTACCGGGTGAGTTCGTTCGTCATAGTGTGTGCCGCGGCGGTCGGCTGACCACCGCCTGTCTCTCTAATCGTCGCTATCTATCATAAATGTTAATGTTGGACTCAGGCTTGCCGAGCGACGCACCTCCGGAGATTTTGGTAAACCTAAAGTGGGCGCTCGTGGGACTCTCGACCGATGACAGAGGGGTTCACTTTCGACGACGTGAGCGTCGTGATGGGGACGTACAACGAGGAGGCGGCCATCGGGCAGGTCCTCGCGGACGTTGACCGCGTCACTGACGGGCGTGCGGAGGTCGTCTGTGTCGACGGGTCGAGCGACCGCACGCCCGACATCGCCCGCGAGCACGGCGCGTGCGTCGTCGAACAGGAGCCACAGGGCTACGGCGTGGCGGTCCGCACGGCCCTGCTCGCCGCCGACCGGCCGGTCGTCGTCACCACCGACTGCGACGACACCTACCCGATGGAGGCCCTCCCGCGCTTTCTCGACTACATCAACGAGGGCTACGACGTGGTCAGCGGCGACCGCCTCTACCACGGCGCGGAGACGATGCCCCGGTTCAACCGACTGGGCAACCACGCCTTCGCCCTGCTGGCAAGCGCTCTCCTGGGGAA
Proteins encoded:
- a CDS encoding helix-turn-helix domain-containing protein, encoding MREFVFRVEYERGADPIMDLFMEYPSAHARTLSCHVSKSGIWRIDRIGGPHEALERIDAVYDEHENCLECVTGTHDHPDWEYELLDADRHTRTLYMYRAATTDCHSVPCLAAHYLGDGVIAEAERRENVYEWHLLMRDDSGLGDLYDSLESHLQPGLSLHFEQLGEPTRWLGRSVSVAELPYEQRAAVEAAVANGYYETPRDLSLSDLADSLGVPRSTLQYRLQQAESWIVTHFVEHSTLGDVALARRAVDTPESEA
- a CDS encoding rhomboid family intramembrane serine protease, with amino-acid sequence MRRGLRSPTLTTLAVLLVVFCFQSVATEFGVGRNLFSLSLPLDRHPWTVVTTVYAHDSLTHLAVNALGVAILGVGIEQVTTPRRFHAFFLGTGVLAALTEVTVWGLLGERVAVVGASGAVLALFGYAMVGNPLSRTLLTRLGLGPRGESVLFVGLAALITLVAAAPRVALVAHFTGLLLGILAGRTHLLRPGRAPA
- a CDS encoding transcription initiation factor IIB, with protein sequence MTPLPVPGVTTRPAEPVTTHTTFRRNRTSTETNDERADGTEETTEDDERLVCPECGGQLSHDGKHGETTCRECGLVVDEDEIDHGPEWRAFDSAERDSKSRVGAPTTKMMHDNGLSTNIGWQDRDAYGNSLSSRQRAKMQRLRTWNERFRTRDSKERNLKQALGEIERMGSALGLPKNVRETASVIYRRALAEDLLPGRSIEGVATSAVYAAARQASLPRTIGDVAAVSRVGEQEFTRTYRYIVRELKLEVQPPDPEDYVAQHASELGVSDELEERAHSLLRTAKNAGIHSGKSPVGLAAAALYAAGLLTNETLTQRAVAEATDISEVTIRNRYRELLEAEQGSQDHAVAAD
- the kynU gene encoding kynureninase → MSFDATREAARRRDEADPLSSFRERFALPDDLYMDGNSLGPLSSDAERTLDRVVDEWREQGIRGWTDGDPPWFEYAESLGERLAPLVGARGDEVVVANSTTVNVHTLVATFYDLLEGTPKILVDELDFPTDHYAVRAQLRQRGLDPDEHLVQVESRDGRTIAAEDVVRAMDAHDVGLAFLPSVLYRSGQLLDVERIARAADERGVLLGLDLAHSVGVVPHDLSALGVDFAVWCHYKYLSAGPGAVAGLYVNREHHGVTPALAGWWGHEKGTQFEMNMEYTPAESAGAFQIGTVPMLAAAPLEGALDVVEEAGIDAIREKSVALTDYLVSLVDERVLECDVGTPREASRRGGHVAVEHPEGDRISRALKERGVVVDFRPPNVVRVCPAPLYVGFEDVWRVVDHLRDIVETRGYEAFDTRGGGVS
- the yciH gene encoding stress response translation initiation inhibitor YciH; its protein translation is MSNDLNDVAGLPDELGIGDDLARAEQRVSITVDTRRYGKAMTVVSGFDDSTDLDGLASTLKSRLAVGGTVTDGRIELQGDHGGRLPDVLREEGFRVDG
- a CDS encoding alpha/beta hydrolase encodes the protein MREPLDPQVASVIDRIDRQGVPEWHAMGVECARRVEDEVFSGGAGPPVELVRNLSVPGPDGDIPIRVYRPEGDEPHPVLVYYHGGGWVLGTLDSVESVCRELADRTGCVVVSVDYRLAPEHPFPAAVDDAYAALEWTAANAPSLGGDPTRIGVAGTSAGGNLAAAMALRVRTVNGEASWTGCRREGSNRPTSTVDLAYQLLLYPITDHAFDRPSYEECEGHLLSSADMEWFWTQYLRSPVDGHNPFASPLRAPDLSGVAPATVVTAGYDPLRDEGRAYADRLAAADVPVDHEHYPSMCHGFLSLTDEVDVADRAMDTIADRVRSNL
- a CDS encoding thymidine kinase — its product is MHAITRSGWVEVITGCMFSGKTEELIRRLRRAEIAGQSVAVFTPALDDRYGETTIGSHDGQHWEATVVENDGEDVYELLDHLNGEQVVAIDEANFFSEDLVGVCERLAADGRRVIVSGTDQTFRGEPFDPVPQLVALAEYVDKLQAICTVCGEPASRNQRLIDGEPAHADDPTIMVGAEESYQARCRNCHTVRRD
- a CDS encoding dolichyl-phosphate hexose transferase — encoded protein: MTEGFTFDDVSVVMGTYNEEAAIGQVLADVDRVTDGRAEVVCVDGSSDRTPDIAREHGACVVEQEPQGYGVAVRTALLAADRPVVVTTDCDDTYPMEALPRFLDYINEGYDVVSGDRLYHGAETMPRFNRLGNHAFALLASALLGKRVHDTTTGMRAYRRELIEQIEWTENTGLSAELLLRPRARGYRVREEPIEYAERLGETKLDPLTGGWEIARSIVEVCLQERFR